The following coding sequences are from one Macaca mulatta isolate MMU2019108-1 chromosome 7, T2T-MMU8v2.0, whole genome shotgun sequence window:
- the DACT1 gene encoding dapper homolog 1 isoform X2 codes for MKPSPAGTAKELEPPAPARGEQRTAEPEGRWREKGEADTERQRTRERQEATLAGLAELEYLRQRQELLVRGALRGVGSAGAAAPRAGELLGEAAQRSRLEEKFLEENILLLRKQLNCLRRRDAGLLNQLQELDKQISDLRLDVEKTSEEHLETDSRPSSGFYELSDGASGSLSNSSNSVFSECLSSCHSSTCFCSPLEATLTLSDGCPKSADVNPKYQCDLVSKNGNDVYRYPSPLHAVAVQSPMFLLCLTGNPLREEDRLGNHANDICGGSELNAVKTDSSLPSPSSLWSASHPSSSKKMDGYILSLVQKKTHPVRTNKPRTSVNADPTKGLLRNGSVCIRAPGGVSQGNSVNLKNSKQACLPSGGIPSLDNGTFSPPKPWSKESKAEQAESKRLPLPEGCPSGAASDLQNKHLPKTAKPASQEHARCPAIGTGESPKENAQLSGASPKESPGIGPAPPRENKVVQPLKKMSQKNSLQGVTPAAPPLLSPAFPVEERPALDFKSEGSSSQSLEEAHLVKAQFIPGQQPSVRLHRGHRNVGVAKSSSLKHRGPALQGLENGLPTVREKTRAGSKKCRFPDDLDTNKKLKKASSKGRKSGGGPEAGLPGRPAGGGHRAGSRAHGHGREAVVAKPKHKRTDYRRWKSSAEISYEEALRRARRGRRENVGLYPAPVQLPYASPYAYVASDSEYSAECESLFHSTVVDTSEDEQSNYTTNCFGDSESSVSEGEFVGESTTTSDSEESGGLIWSQFVQTLPIQTVTAPDLHNHHAKTFVKIKASHNLKKKILRFRSGSLKLMTTV; via the exons AGCAGCGCACGGCGGAGCCCGAGGGGCGCTGGCGGGAGAAGGGCGAGGCGGACACCGAGCGGCAGCGCACCCGGGAGCGGCAGGAGGCCACGCTGGCCGGGCTGGCGGAGTTGGAGTACCTTCGCCAGCGCCAGGAGCTGCTGGTCCGGGGCGCCCTGCGCGGCGTTGGGAGTGCGGGGGCCGCTGCGCCCCGCGCCGGGGAGCTACTGGGGGAGGCGGCGCAGCGCAGCCGCCTGGAAGAGAAGTTCTTGGAGGAGAACATCTTGCTACTACGAAAGCAATTG AATTGTTTGAGGCGAAGAGATGCTGGTTTGTTGAATCAGTTGCAAGAGCTTGACAAGCAGATAAGTGACCTGAGACTGGATGTAGAAAAGACATCTGAAGAGCACCTGGAGACAGACAGTCGGCCTAGCTCAG GGTTTTATGAGCTGAGTGATGGGGCTTCAGGATCCCTTTCCAATTCCTCTAACTCGGTGTTCAGTGAGTGTTTATCCAGTTGTCATTCCAGCACCTGCTTTTGCAGCCCCTTGGAGGCGACCTTGACTCTCTCAGATGGTTGCCCCAAATCTGCAG ATGTGAATCCCAAGTACCAGTGTGATCTGGTGTCCAAAAACGGGAATGATGTGTATCGGTATCCCAGTCCACTTCATGCTGTGGCTGTGCAGAGTCCAATGTTTCTCCTTTGTCTGACGGGCAACCCTCTGAGGGAAGAGGACAGGCTTGGAAACCATGCCAATGACATTTGCGGTGGATCTGAGCTAAATGCCGTCAAAACAGACAGTTCTTTACCGTCCCCAAGCAGTCTATGGTCTGCTTCCCATCCTTCATCCAGCAAGAAAATGGATGGCTACATTCTGAGCCTCGTCCAGAAAAAAACACACCCTGTAAGGACCAACAAACCAAGAACCAGCGTGAACGCTGACCCCACGAAAGGGCTTCTGAGGAACGGGAGCGTTTGTATCAGAGCCCCGGGCGGTGTCTCGCAGGGCAACAGTGTGAACCTTAAGAATTCGAAACAGGCATGTCTGCCCTCTGGCGGGATACCTTCTCTGGACAATGGGACATTCTCCCCACCGAAGCCCTGGTCAAAAGAATCAAAGGCCGAACAAGCCGAAAGCAAGAGGTTGCCCCTGCCAGAGGGCTGCCCCTCAGGCGCTGCCTCCGACCTTCAGAATAAGCACCTGCCGAAAACGGCCAAGCCAGCCTCCCAAGAACATGCTCGGTGTCCCGCCATCGGGACAGGGGAGTCCCCTAAAGAAAACGCTCAGCTCTCAGGGGCTTCTCCAAAAGAGAGTCCCGGCATAGGCCCTGCCCCGCCGCGGGAGAACAAAGTTGTCCAGCCTCTGAAAAAGATGTCACAGAAAAACAGCCTGCAGGGCGTTACCCCGGCCGCTCCTCCCCTGCTGTCTCCAGCTTTCCCGGTGGAAGAGAGGCCTGCCTTGGATTTCAAGAGCGAGGGCTCTTCTTCCCAAAGCCTGGAGGAAGCGCACCTGGTCAAGGCCCAGTTCATCCCGGGGCAGCAGCCCAGTGTCCGGCTCCACCGGGGCCACAGGAACGTGGGCGTCGCGAAGAGCTCTAGCCTGAAGCACCGCGGCCCAGCCCTCCAGGGGCTGGAGAACGGCTTGCCCACCGTCAGGGAGAAAACGCGGGCCGGGAGCAAAAAGTGTCGCTTCCCGGATGACTTGGATACAAATAAGAAACTCAAGAAAGCCTCCTCCAAGGGGAGGAAGAGCGGGGGCGGGCCCGAGGCTGGTCTTCCTGGCAGGCCCGCGGGCGGGGGCCACAGGGCGGGGAGCAGGGCGCACGGCCACGGACGGGAGGCGGTAGTGGCCAAACCTAAGCACAAGCGAACTGACTACCGGCGGTGGAAGTCCTCGGCCGAGATTTCGTATGAAGAGGCCCTGAGGAGGGCCCGGCGGGGTCGCCGGGAGAATGTGGGGCTGTACCCCGCGCCGGTGCAGCTGCCCTACGCCAGTCCCTACGCCTATGTGGCTAGCGACTCCGAATACTCGGCGGAGTGCGAGTCCCTGTTCCACTCCACCGTGGTGGACACCAGTGAGGATGAGCAGAGCAATTACACCACCAACTGCTTCGGGGACAGCGAGTCGAGTGTGAGCGAGGGCGAGTTCGTGGGGGAGAGCACAACCACCAGCGACTCTGAAGAAAGCGGTGGCTTGATTTGGTCCCAGTTTGTCCAGACTCTCCCCATTCAAACGGTAACGGCGCCAGACCTTCACAACCACCACGCAAAAACCTTTGTCAAAATTAAGGCCTCACATAACCTCAAGAAGAAGATCCTCCGCTTTCGGTCTGGCTCTTTGAAACTGATGACGACGGTTTGA
- the DACT1 gene encoding dapper homolog 1 isoform X1, producing the protein MKPSPAGTAKELEPPAPARGEQRTAEPEGRWREKGEADTERQRTRERQEATLAGLAELEYLRQRQELLVRGALRGVGSAGAAAPRAGELLGEAAQRSRLEEKFLEENILLLRKQLNCLRRRDAGLLNQLQELDKQISDLRLDVEKTSEEHLETDSRPSSGFYELSDGASGSLSNSSNSVFSECLSSCHSSTCFCSPLEATLTLSDGCPKSADLIGLLEYKEGHCEDQASGAVCRSLSTPQFNSLDVIADVNPKYQCDLVSKNGNDVYRYPSPLHAVAVQSPMFLLCLTGNPLREEDRLGNHANDICGGSELNAVKTDSSLPSPSSLWSASHPSSSKKMDGYILSLVQKKTHPVRTNKPRTSVNADPTKGLLRNGSVCIRAPGGVSQGNSVNLKNSKQACLPSGGIPSLDNGTFSPPKPWSKESKAEQAESKRLPLPEGCPSGAASDLQNKHLPKTAKPASQEHARCPAIGTGESPKENAQLSGASPKESPGIGPAPPRENKVVQPLKKMSQKNSLQGVTPAAPPLLSPAFPVEERPALDFKSEGSSSQSLEEAHLVKAQFIPGQQPSVRLHRGHRNVGVAKSSSLKHRGPALQGLENGLPTVREKTRAGSKKCRFPDDLDTNKKLKKASSKGRKSGGGPEAGLPGRPAGGGHRAGSRAHGHGREAVVAKPKHKRTDYRRWKSSAEISYEEALRRARRGRRENVGLYPAPVQLPYASPYAYVASDSEYSAECESLFHSTVVDTSEDEQSNYTTNCFGDSESSVSEGEFVGESTTTSDSEESGGLIWSQFVQTLPIQTVTAPDLHNHHAKTFVKIKASHNLKKKILRFRSGSLKLMTTV; encoded by the exons AGCAGCGCACGGCGGAGCCCGAGGGGCGCTGGCGGGAGAAGGGCGAGGCGGACACCGAGCGGCAGCGCACCCGGGAGCGGCAGGAGGCCACGCTGGCCGGGCTGGCGGAGTTGGAGTACCTTCGCCAGCGCCAGGAGCTGCTGGTCCGGGGCGCCCTGCGCGGCGTTGGGAGTGCGGGGGCCGCTGCGCCCCGCGCCGGGGAGCTACTGGGGGAGGCGGCGCAGCGCAGCCGCCTGGAAGAGAAGTTCTTGGAGGAGAACATCTTGCTACTACGAAAGCAATTG AATTGTTTGAGGCGAAGAGATGCTGGTTTGTTGAATCAGTTGCAAGAGCTTGACAAGCAGATAAGTGACCTGAGACTGGATGTAGAAAAGACATCTGAAGAGCACCTGGAGACAGACAGTCGGCCTAGCTCAG GGTTTTATGAGCTGAGTGATGGGGCTTCAGGATCCCTTTCCAATTCCTCTAACTCGGTGTTCAGTGAGTGTTTATCCAGTTGTCATTCCAGCACCTGCTTTTGCAGCCCCTTGGAGGCGACCTTGACTCTCTCAGATGGTTGCCCCAAATCTGCAG ATCTCATAGGATTGTTGGAATATAAAGAAGGCCACTGTGAAGACCAGGCCTCAGGGGCAGTTTGCCGTTCCCTCTCCACACCACAATTTAATTCCCTTGATGTCATTGCAGATGTGAATCCCAAGTACCAGTGTGATCTGGTGTCCAAAAACGGGAATGATGTGTATCGGTATCCCAGTCCACTTCATGCTGTGGCTGTGCAGAGTCCAATGTTTCTCCTTTGTCTGACGGGCAACCCTCTGAGGGAAGAGGACAGGCTTGGAAACCATGCCAATGACATTTGCGGTGGATCTGAGCTAAATGCCGTCAAAACAGACAGTTCTTTACCGTCCCCAAGCAGTCTATGGTCTGCTTCCCATCCTTCATCCAGCAAGAAAATGGATGGCTACATTCTGAGCCTCGTCCAGAAAAAAACACACCCTGTAAGGACCAACAAACCAAGAACCAGCGTGAACGCTGACCCCACGAAAGGGCTTCTGAGGAACGGGAGCGTTTGTATCAGAGCCCCGGGCGGTGTCTCGCAGGGCAACAGTGTGAACCTTAAGAATTCGAAACAGGCATGTCTGCCCTCTGGCGGGATACCTTCTCTGGACAATGGGACATTCTCCCCACCGAAGCCCTGGTCAAAAGAATCAAAGGCCGAACAAGCCGAAAGCAAGAGGTTGCCCCTGCCAGAGGGCTGCCCCTCAGGCGCTGCCTCCGACCTTCAGAATAAGCACCTGCCGAAAACGGCCAAGCCAGCCTCCCAAGAACATGCTCGGTGTCCCGCCATCGGGACAGGGGAGTCCCCTAAAGAAAACGCTCAGCTCTCAGGGGCTTCTCCAAAAGAGAGTCCCGGCATAGGCCCTGCCCCGCCGCGGGAGAACAAAGTTGTCCAGCCTCTGAAAAAGATGTCACAGAAAAACAGCCTGCAGGGCGTTACCCCGGCCGCTCCTCCCCTGCTGTCTCCAGCTTTCCCGGTGGAAGAGAGGCCTGCCTTGGATTTCAAGAGCGAGGGCTCTTCTTCCCAAAGCCTGGAGGAAGCGCACCTGGTCAAGGCCCAGTTCATCCCGGGGCAGCAGCCCAGTGTCCGGCTCCACCGGGGCCACAGGAACGTGGGCGTCGCGAAGAGCTCTAGCCTGAAGCACCGCGGCCCAGCCCTCCAGGGGCTGGAGAACGGCTTGCCCACCGTCAGGGAGAAAACGCGGGCCGGGAGCAAAAAGTGTCGCTTCCCGGATGACTTGGATACAAATAAGAAACTCAAGAAAGCCTCCTCCAAGGGGAGGAAGAGCGGGGGCGGGCCCGAGGCTGGTCTTCCTGGCAGGCCCGCGGGCGGGGGCCACAGGGCGGGGAGCAGGGCGCACGGCCACGGACGGGAGGCGGTAGTGGCCAAACCTAAGCACAAGCGAACTGACTACCGGCGGTGGAAGTCCTCGGCCGAGATTTCGTATGAAGAGGCCCTGAGGAGGGCCCGGCGGGGTCGCCGGGAGAATGTGGGGCTGTACCCCGCGCCGGTGCAGCTGCCCTACGCCAGTCCCTACGCCTATGTGGCTAGCGACTCCGAATACTCGGCGGAGTGCGAGTCCCTGTTCCACTCCACCGTGGTGGACACCAGTGAGGATGAGCAGAGCAATTACACCACCAACTGCTTCGGGGACAGCGAGTCGAGTGTGAGCGAGGGCGAGTTCGTGGGGGAGAGCACAACCACCAGCGACTCTGAAGAAAGCGGTGGCTTGATTTGGTCCCAGTTTGTCCAGACTCTCCCCATTCAAACGGTAACGGCGCCAGACCTTCACAACCACCACGCAAAAACCTTTGTCAAAATTAAGGCCTCACATAACCTCAAGAAGAAGATCCTCCGCTTTCGGTCTGGCTCTTTGAAACTGATGACGACGGTTTGA